The Flaviramulus sp. BrNp1-15 genome has a window encoding:
- a CDS encoding asparaginase encodes MSKSKPNILLIYSGGTIGMVKDFKTGVLKAFDFKTLLEKIPELQLLECKIDTISFKTPIDSSNMNPKYWIQIAEIIESNYSAFDGFVVLHGSDTMSYTASALSFMLENLAKPVVFTGSQLPIGDLRTDAKENLITSIQVASLQVKSKPAIKEVCLYFEYKLYRGNRTTKINAEHFQAFASLNYPDLAESGVYLKINNEYLFKPNTRKKLVVHKKLDENIALIKLFPGISKAVFESVFNIPDLKAVIIETYGAGNCTTEKWFIDILKENISKKGIHIINVTQCSGGSVMMGHYETSSKLKKIGVISGKDITTEAAVGKLMYMLGQNFSRKTFKTMYETSLRGEIT; translated from the coding sequence ATGAGTAAATCTAAACCTAATATACTACTTATATATTCCGGAGGAACCATTGGTATGGTAAAAGATTTCAAAACAGGTGTATTAAAAGCTTTCGATTTTAAAACACTTTTAGAAAAAATACCAGAGCTACAACTTTTAGAATGTAAAATCGATACCATTTCTTTTAAAACACCAATAGACTCAAGTAATATGAATCCTAAATATTGGATTCAAATAGCCGAAATTATTGAAAGTAATTACAGTGCATTTGATGGTTTTGTAGTCTTGCACGGAAGCGATACTATGAGTTACACTGCTTCGGCACTTAGTTTTATGTTAGAAAATTTAGCAAAACCCGTTGTGTTTACTGGTTCTCAATTACCTATTGGCGATTTGCGTACCGATGCTAAAGAGAATTTAATTACATCCATTCAAGTAGCTTCTCTTCAGGTTAAAAGCAAGCCTGCTATTAAAGAAGTGTGCTTGTATTTTGAATACAAATTATATAGAGGAAATAGAACAACAAAAATAAATGCAGAACACTTTCAGGCATTTGCTTCTTTAAATTATCCAGACTTAGCAGAATCTGGAGTGTATTTAAAAATTAATAATGAATACTTGTTTAAGCCAAATACCAGAAAAAAATTAGTTGTTCATAAAAAGTTAGATGAAAATATTGCGCTTATTAAGTTGTTTCCAGGAATTTCAAAAGCTGTATTTGAAAGTGTATTTAACATTCCAGATTTAAAAGCAGTAATTATTGAAACTTATGGAGCAGGAAATTGTACTACAGAAAAATGGTTTATTGATATTTTAAAAGAAAATATATCGAAAAAAGGAATACATATTATAAATGTTACTCAATGCTCAGGCGGAAGTGTTATGATGGGACATTATGAAACGAGTAGCAAATTGAAAAAAATAGGTGTTATATCAGGAAAAGACATTACTACAGAAGCAGCAGTAGGTAAACTTATGTATATGTTGGGGCAGAATTTTTCTCGTAAAACGTTCAAAACCATGTACGAAACATCATTACGAGGAGAAATCACTTAA
- a CDS encoding porin family protein, with the protein MCLLVRLFVLFSVTFIYGQETVTKDVDSLYKEDQFYAGVTYNLIGKRPTDVKQSGFSLGFHLGYIKDMPINKARNVAIGVGLGYSANSFNQNLLINTDDTGTFTYSILEGNTYTKNKFSTHLIELPIEFRWRTSTPTDYSFWRIYAGFKFGYVLTHTTKYRGDLGSIKFSNNNDFNNLQYGLTLSAGYNTWNVHLYYALNPIFSNNAQLDGTTIDMNVVKVGLMFYIL; encoded by the coding sequence ATGTGCTTATTAGTTCGGTTATTTGTTTTGTTTAGTGTAACATTTATTTATGGACAAGAGACTGTTACAAAAGACGTTGACTCACTCTATAAAGAAGATCAGTTTTATGCTGGGGTTACTTATAATTTAATTGGTAAAAGACCTACAGATGTTAAGCAAAGTGGCTTTTCGCTTGGGTTTCATTTAGGTTACATTAAAGATATGCCTATAAATAAAGCAAGAAATGTAGCAATAGGTGTTGGACTTGGATATTCTGCTAATTCATTTAATCAAAACCTACTTATAAATACAGATGATACTGGAACATTTACCTATAGTATTTTAGAAGGTAATACCTATACAAAAAATAAATTTTCAACGCATTTAATTGAATTGCCTATTGAATTTAGATGGCGAACATCTACTCCAACAGATTATAGTTTTTGGCGTATTTATGCAGGTTTTAAATTTGGGTACGTGTTAACACATACTACAAAATATAGAGGCGATTTAGGAAGCATAAAATTCAGTAATAACAATGATTTTAATAATCTTCAATATGGTTTAACATTAAGCGCAGGGTATAATACTTGGAATGTTCATTTATACTATGCTTTAAATCCTATTTTTTCAAATAATGCTCAACTTGATGGAACTACTATTGATATGAATGTTGTTAAAGTAGGCTTAATGTTTTATATACTATAG
- a CDS encoding MotA/TolQ/ExbB proton channel family protein, which translates to MKRLFSILAITGMMAFGTANATTIANTTTATTVTVTQEEPEAAAEETLGFHQELKKRFIEGGPGFMGIVLLCLILGLAIAIERIIFLNLSTTNTKKLTQDVEDALASGGVEAAKEVCRNTKGPIASIYYQGLDRTDEGIEAAEKAVVAYGGVQMGQLEKNVSWISLFIALAPMLGFMGTVIGMIQAFDKIEAAGDMQPSLVAGGIKVALLTTVFGLVVAIILQIFYNYIIAKIDSIVNDMEDASITLMDLLIRNKK; encoded by the coding sequence ATGAAAAGATTATTTTCTATCCTTGCCATTACAGGAATGATGGCATTCGGAACAGCTAATGCAACTACAATTGCAAACACAACTACAGCAACAACTGTAACGGTAACACAAGAAGAGCCTGAAGCTGCTGCTGAGGAAACTTTAGGATTTCATCAAGAATTAAAGAAACGTTTTATTGAAGGAGGCCCAGGCTTCATGGGGATTGTATTATTATGTTTAATTCTAGGATTGGCAATAGCTATAGAAAGAATTATCTTTTTAAACCTTTCTACCACAAATACAAAAAAATTAACTCAAGATGTTGAAGATGCTTTAGCTTCTGGAGGTGTAGAAGCTGCAAAAGAAGTTTGTAGAAATACAAAAGGACCTATCGCTTCTATTTACTACCAAGGTTTAGACAGAACAGACGAAGGCATAGAAGCTGCTGAAAAAGCGGTTGTAGCTTACGGAGGTGTTCAAATGGGACAACTTGAAAAGAATGTATCTTGGATTTCATTATTTATCGCACTAGCACCAATGCTTGGTTTCATGGGTACGGTAATTGGTATGATTCAAGCTTTCGATAAAATTGAAGCTGCAGGAGACATGCAACCATCACTTGTTGCAGGTGGTATTAAAGTAGCACTTTTAACAACAGTATTTGGTTTAGTTGTAGCAATTATACTTCAAATTTTTTACAATTACATTATTGCTAAAATTGATAGCATTGTTAACGATATGGAAGATGCTTCTATCACGTTAATGGATCTATTAATTAGAAACAAGAAGTAA
- a CDS encoding biopolymer transporter ExbD yields MSKFKKKKSGDMPAVNTASLPDIVFMLLFFFMVATVMRQNTLMIDNNLPFADQVEKLDKKDLVMYIYAGKPSQNYKQYGTEAKIQLNDKFADVKDIAAFIAAERASKREELIPFLTTALKVDSDANMGLIGDIKQELRKVNALKINYTTKKGSVFGRN; encoded by the coding sequence ATGTCTAAATTTAAAAAGAAAAAGAGTGGCGACATGCCAGCAGTTAATACAGCATCATTACCTGATATTGTGTTTATGTTATTATTCTTCTTTATGGTTGCCACAGTTATGAGGCAAAATACTTTAATGATTGATAATAATTTACCATTTGCAGATCAGGTTGAGAAGCTAGATAAAAAAGATTTGGTAATGTATATTTATGCAGGTAAACCAAGTCAAAATTATAAGCAATATGGAACAGAAGCAAAAATTCAGCTTAATGATAAGTTTGCCGATGTTAAAGATATTGCTGCTTTTATAGCTGCTGAACGTGCTTCAAAACGTGAAGAATTAATTCCATTTCTAACTACAGCATTAAAAGTTGATAGTGATGCTAATATGGGATTAATTGGCGATATTAAGCAAGAATTACGTAAAGTTAATGCACTTAAAATAAATTACACAACCAAAAAGGGTAGTGTATTTGGAAGAAATTAA
- a CDS encoding biopolymer transporter ExbD produces the protein MAKRAAPEVNAGSMADIAFLLLIFFLVTTTIETDSGINRKLPPMEESDEDVIIKQKNIFTVLLNGKDQLLVEDELMELKDLRKAAKEFLDNGGDGSCDYCRGKKDPSSSDNPDKAIISLKNERETTYKTYIAVQNELVAAYNELRDARAQAQYGQPFTEMEANYKDVNWPGNKERLKEKIEQIKLDYPQKLSEVQ, from the coding sequence ATGGCAAAAAGAGCAGCACCAGAAGTAAATGCAGGCTCGATGGCCGACATTGCTTTTTTACTTTTAATTTTCTTCTTAGTAACAACTACTATAGAAACAGACTCGGGTATTAACCGTAAACTTCCTCCAATGGAAGAGTCTGATGAAGATGTTATTATCAAGCAAAAAAACATTTTTACTGTTTTATTAAACGGTAAAGATCAATTGCTTGTAGAAGATGAATTAATGGAACTTAAAGACTTAAGAAAAGCGGCTAAAGAGTTTTTAGATAATGGTGGAGATGGATCTTGTGATTACTGTAGAGGAAAAAAAGACCCTTCATCTTCAGATAATCCAGATAAAGCTATCATATCTCTAAAAAATGAGCGTGAGACAACTTATAAAACATATATAGCTGTACAAAATGAATTAGTAGCAGCTTATAATGAGTTAAGGGATGCTAGAGCCCAAGCACAATACGGACAGCCTTTCACTGAAATGGAAGCTAATTATAAAGACGTAAACTGGCCTGGGAATAAAGAGAGATTAAAAGAGAAAATTGAGCAAATTAAGCTTGATTATCCTCAGAAGCTTTCAGAAGTTCAATAG